A window of the Schistocerca nitens isolate TAMUIC-IGC-003100 chromosome 5, iqSchNite1.1, whole genome shotgun sequence genome harbors these coding sequences:
- the LOC126259734 gene encoding piggyBac transposable element-derived protein 4-like yields the protein MQLFTIMVTETNRYARQVIQSTHLSPNSRLKQWQPTTVAEMRAFIAAVLNMGLIKKPTIFSYWSTDANLLTPWFSQMFSRNRFQLLLRFFHFVDNSKLHPPGHPLCDPTAKFQVLVDIANNVFLRYYTPHQQLSVDESLVGTKAYSHLIQYLPNKHHHRWEVKFWMLCDSVVNYCLGFYVYRGAKSDDDKNEIKENGLGYVVVMKLLTLGSYMQKGYHVFCDNFFTSIPLAEKLYSVGTYLTGTIRRKRKFLPRGLLSNYAVGQLKFFKKSFILLCGFRQKKSQRNPVLLVSTSSSATSSEKTIRNRQSVKKPDVIFEYNKYMGGI from the coding sequence ATGCAGCTTTTTACGATTATGGTGACAGAGACTAACAGATACGCTCGCCAGGTGATTCAGTCAACGCATTTATCGCCAAATTCGAGACTCAAACAGTGGCAACCAACAACTGTAGCAGAAATGAGGGCTTTTATAGCAGCAGTTTTGAATATGGGACTGATAAAAAAACCGACGATTTTTAGTTATTGGTCAACTGATGCAAACCTGTTGACACCGTGGTTTTCGCAAATGTTTTCACGCAACAGGTTTCAGTTGTTGCTGCGGTTTTTCCATTTTGTAGACAATTCGAAACTTCACCCTCCTGGTCACCCATTATGTGATCCAACAGCCAAATTTCAAGTGTTGGTTGATATTGCCAACAATGTTTTCCTTCGCTATTACACTCCACACCAGCAACTGAGTGTCGATGAAAGTCTTGTTGGGACAAAGGCGTACTCACACCTAATCCAGTACCTTCCCAATAAACATCATCACAGATGGGAAGTCAAAttttggatgctgtgtgattcaGTCGTAAATTACTGTCTAGGGTTTTATGTATATCGTGGTGCAAAAAGTGATgatgacaaaaacgaaataaaagagAATGGCCTGGGATATGTAGTCGTCATGAAACTACTAACTCTTGGGAGCTACATGCAAAAAGGTTACCATGTGTTTTGCGATAACTTTTTTACATCTATTCCTCTGGCAGAAAAGCTGTATTCAGTTGGCACTTATCTAACGGGAACaattagaagaaaaagaaaattcctGCCACGTGGTCTTCTGTCGAATTATGCTGTAGGTCAGCTAAAGTTTTTCAAGAAATCTTTTATACTTCTCTGTGGCTTCAGACAGAAGAAATCACAGAGAAATCCAGTCCTCCTTGTGAGTACATCATCCTCTGCTACATCATCAGAAAAGACAATTCGCAATAGACAGTCAGTCAAGAAACCGGATGTTATTTTTGAATATAATAAGTATATGGGTGGCATATGA